Genomic DNA from Magnetospirillum sp. 15-1:
CGCCGAGGCCCTGGCGATTCTCGAGGATTGCGCCACGGGAAGGCTGCGCCTGGACTGCCTGTGCGTCGAGGGATCGGTGCTGTTGGGGCCCAACGGTTCGGGGCGGTTCCAAATGCTGTCGGGCAGCGGCAAGCCGGTGAAGGACTGGATCGCCCGGCTGGCCGCCAAGGCCGGCCATGTGGTGGCGGTGGGCAGTTGCGCGGCGTTCGGCGGCGTGCCGGCGGCGGGCCACAACCCGACCGACGCGCGCGGCCTGCATTATTCCGGCTGGGATGTGGGCGGGGCGCTGGGCAAGGGCTTCCGTTCGGCCTCGGGCCTGCCGGTGGTCAACATCGCCGGCTGCGCCCCCCATCCGGGATGGATCGTCGAGACCCTGGCGGCCCTGGCCCTGGGCGACCTCGCGACCGACCAACTGGACGCCCTGGGGCGGCCGCGCGCCTATGCCGACCATCTGGCCCATCATGGCTGCGGCCGCAACGAGTTCTACGAGTTCAAGGCCAGCGCCGCGCGCCCCTCGGATCGCGGCTGCCTGATGGAGAATCTGGGCTGCCGCGCCACCCAGGCGCCGGGCGACTGCAATATCCGCCGCTGGAACGGCTATGGCTCTTGTACCGACGGCGGCTATGCCTGCATCAACTGCACCTCGCCCGCCTTCGAGACGCCGTCCGGCCCCTTCCAGGAAACCGCCAAGGTGGCCGGTATTCCGGTGGGTCTGCCGGTGGACATGCCCAAGGCGTGGTTCGTGGCCCTGGCGGCGCTGTCCAAGTCGGCGACGCCCCAGCGGGTGCGCACCAACGCCCACGCCGACCACGTCATCGTCCCACCCGCCCGCCGTCCGCAAAAATCGCCATGACCGAAAGCCCCACCCGCCTGATCGTCGGCCCCTTCAACCGGGTCGAGGGCGACCTGGAGGTCACCCTCGACATCGCCGACGGCGTCGTGGCCGAGGCCCGCGTCAACGCCCCGCTCTATCGCGGTTTCGAGCAAATCCTGCAGGGCCGGCCCGCCGCCGATTCCCTGGTGATCGCGCCGCGCATCTGCGGCATCTGCTCGGTGTCGCAATCGGTGGCCGCCGCCCGCGCCCTGGCTGGACTGGAGCGGCCCGAGGTTCCGGCCAACGGCACCCTGGCGGCCAATCTGATCCTGGCCGGCGAGAATGCCGCCGATCACCTGACCCATTTCATGCTGTTCTTCGCCCCCGATCTGGCGCGGGCCTGCTACGCCGACCGCCCGTGGTTCGCGGCGGCACGGCGGCGCTTCGCGGCGGGAGACGGCGAATGCGCCCGCGTCCTGCTGCCGGCCCGCGCCCGTTTCCTGCATCTGATGGGCCTGCTGGCCGGCAAGTGGCCTCACTCGCTGGCCCTGCAGCCCGGCGGCGTCACCAAGGCCATCGATCCGGGCGAGAAGATCCGCCTGCTGTCCATCGTCACCGAATTCCGCGAGATGCTGGAAACCCACCTTTTCGCCGACCGCCTGGAGACCATCGCGGCCCTGGACGGCATCGCCGCCCTCGAGTCCTGGGCCGCGGCGGCATCGCCCGAGCAAGGCGATTTCCGCCTGTTCCTGCACATTGCCGCTGATCTGGGCTTCACCGGGCTGGGCATCGGCCCCGGCCGCTTCATCTCGTCGGGCAGCTTCGGCCTGTTCGCGCCGGGCGTCTGGAGCCAAGGCGCCCTGTCGGGCTTCGACCCCGCCCAAGTCACCGAGGATCACGCCCATAGCTGGATGGAGGGCGCCATCTTAGCTCCCTTCGTCGGCCAGACCATCCCCTCCCCCGACAAGCCCGAGGCCTATACCTGGTGCAAGGCGCCGCGCCTGGACGGCCGGGTGGCCGAGGTGGGCGCCCTGGCCCGTCAGGTGGTGGACGGCCA
This window encodes:
- a CDS encoding HupU protein, encoding MVASPSPSDTFNVLWLQAASCGGCTMSALAADDTGLLRALERFGIRLLWHPSLSEESGAEALAILEDCATGRLRLDCLCVEGSVLLGPNGSGRFQMLSGSGKPVKDWIARLAAKAGHVVAVGSCAAFGGVPAAGHNPTDARGLHYSGWDVGGALGKGFRSASGLPVVNIAGCAPHPGWIVETLAALALGDLATDQLDALGRPRAYADHLAHHGCGRNEFYEFKASAARPSDRGCLMENLGCRATQAPGDCNIRRWNGYGSCTDGGYACINCTSPAFETPSGPFQETAKVAGIPVGLPVDMPKAWFVALAALSKSATPQRVRTNAHADHVIVPPARRPQKSP
- a CDS encoding nickel-dependent hydrogenase large subunit, encoding MTESPTRLIVGPFNRVEGDLEVTLDIADGVVAEARVNAPLYRGFEQILQGRPAADSLVIAPRICGICSVSQSVAAARALAGLERPEVPANGTLAANLILAGENAADHLTHFMLFFAPDLARACYADRPWFAAARRRFAAGDGECARVLLPARARFLHLMGLLAGKWPHSLALQPGGVTKAIDPGEKIRLLSIVTEFREMLETHLFADRLETIAALDGIAALESWAAAASPEQGDFRLFLHIAADLGFTGLGIGPGRFISSGSFGLFAPGVWSQGALSGFDPAQVTEDHAHSWMEGAILAPFVGQTIPSPDKPEAYTWCKAPRLDGRVAEVGALARQVVDGHPLARALAAARPGGSVHDRVVARLLELARLIPAMEGWIRAIRPGEPFCAPPTAPADGTSAGLVEAARGTLGHWLSLQSGRIANYQIVAPTSWNFSPRDAQGNPGALETALAGTPVLPGETTPVAVQHVVRSFDPCMVCTVH